Sequence from the Clostridium saccharobutylicum DSM 13864 genome:
TTGAAGCAGGAACTCCAGTAGTTTGCTATAATGAGTAATAAAATTAAACATCTCGTATCTTAAAAATTTATATTTATTAGTTTTGACCTCTATAATACTTAGAATTAAGTATTATAGAGGTTTTTTGTGCTTTAGCCCCAAAAATTACATGCTATTCAGGTGGTTAGCGGTGATTAGAACTTAAAAAAATATTTTTATCGTAAACTTTACTTTTTAACAAAACGAAAACTGGCAGTATCAATAAAACTTAAGTTTGGTAACAAAGTTCTTTTAAAGCAAAAATAAATTTTTAAATAACTTTTTATAATATAGAGCAAAAAACAATTGGAAAAAAATTCAAAAAAATATATAATATAAGAATATAGATTATATTGCTTGTTTTTGAAAAGTATGTGTTTTATTAAATCTTAGTTCTAATATAGGGGGATAACAATTATTATGGAAATATCAAAAAATCAATGTAGCAAGCTATTAGTAGGCATTATCATTTCACTTTGTACTTTGATTGGTATATATTTTTGGATATCAATATTTTTTATCAATCATTTTTACTTTGGCTCTACAATTAATTGTTTTAATGTTTCAGGAAGAACAGTGGAGCAGGCAGATGAACAAATATCATCAGAAATAGATTCGTATTCCTTAAAATTAGAAGAAAGGGGGGGAGAGGCAGAACAAATTAATGGAAATGACATTGATCTAAAATATAACTTAGATGGGAAAATCCAATCTTTTAAAGATAAGCAGAAGCCTTTTGCATGGATTCCAGGAATTTTTACATCTAAAGATTCTAAATCATCTGATATAGTTAATTATAATGAGAACTTACTAAAAAAATCTGTAGATAAACTTTCTTGTCTTGATAATAATACAGTTGAACCTAAAAATGTTAGTTTTAAATACACAGATAAAGGTTATGAAATTGTGGATGAAGTTTATGGAAATAAAATCAATAAGGATGCTTTATATCAGAGTATTAAAAATGCAATTAGTAATGGAGAGAAGGCTATAAATTTAGAGTCGGCTAATTGTTATGAAAATCCTAAGTATACATCAAAATCTAAGGAAGCTATTGATACTAAAAATCTTCTTAATGATTATGTTAATACAACAATTACTTATAATTTTGGTGACAAAACAGAAGTTCTAAATGGAGCTACAATAAATAACTGGCTTCAAGTGGATGATGATCTTGGAGTTACATTTGATGAAAAGGAAGTTAAAAAGTATGTAGATACATTGGCTAGTAATTATAATACAGTTGGTAAGCCAAGAGATTTTGTTACAACAGCAGGATTAAAAATAAAAGTTAGTGGAGGAACTTATGGTTGGGAAATAAACAAATCTGAGGAAGTAAAAGATTTAATTTCGCTCATAAAAGACAAAAAATCTACAACAAAAGAGCCAATATATTCTCAAAAAGGAATATCTCATGATCTGAATGATATAGGAAATACTTATGTAGAAATTAATATGACTAGACAACATTTGTGGTTTTACAAAAATGGATCTCTTGTTACAGATGGACCAGTTGTTACAGGTAATGTAAGCGGAGGTTGTGGAACACCAGCAGGCGTTTATAAGTTGAATTATAAGGAAAGAAATGCTACATTAAAAGGACAAGGCTATAGTTCTCCAGTAAGTTATTGGATGCCATTTAATGGAGGAATAGGAATACATGATGCAAATTGGCGTTCAGTATTTGGAGGAAATATTTATAGGACAAGCGGTTCTCATGGATGCGTAAATTCACCATATTCTTTAGCACAATCAGTATATCAGAGTATTGATGAAGGAACTCCAATAGTTTGTTATTATGAATAATACTATCTATATAATTTAATTAATGATTTATAAAAATATATTTAAAAGTGGTTACTTAAAAATACAAAATTAGTACATTGATATAGATAAATAACTTATAACTTAAAGTTATGCGATAGTTAACCTAAACAGAGATCATGCATTTATTCAGTTACTGAAAAGCATGATCTCTATTTCTATTTTTTTGGATATGTATTAAAAATTAGGAACATTAAATTAACGTTGATAAATGATAATCCTTTAGTGGTGTTAAATTAAACTTAACAAGAAACTAATATATTTTAATTTGAAAGAAAATTAAGTGAATTTGATTATAAAATATGTTGATATTGAAGAAAAAGAAGTTTGAGTTATTAATTAATAGTATTTATTAATTGATGTATTATATAAAATATGCTAATAATAAGAGTATTAAGGCACGCGAAAATAAATAATAAGTCTAATTTGCCGTGAATATTTTTCATCAGGTAAATAGGAGCAGCCTATTAGGTAAATTTGCCGACGTATCATTATGGTAAATAGGCTGGCAAATGGACACGTTATTTTTTTGAATGTGCCTAATATAAGAATGGAGGAAATACATATGTTAACTATAGGATGTCATTTATCATCTTCTAAGGGATTTGAAAATATGGGAATGGATGCACTTAAAATTGATGCTAATACTTTTCAATTTTTTACCCGTAATCCAAGAGGAAGCAAAGCTAAAGATATAGATAAAGAAGATGTCAAAGCTTTTTTAAAATTAGCAAAACAGAATAATTTTGGACGTATACTTGCTCATGCGCCATATACATTGAATGCTTGTTCAGCAGATGAGAAAAATAGGAATTTTGCAATAGAAATAATGAGCGATGATTTAAATCGAATGGAGTATGTTCCAAATAATTTATATAATTTTCATCCAGGAAGCCACGTAAAACAAGGAGTTGAAATTGGAATTAATTATATTGTAGAAGCATTAAACACTATTCTAAAACCTGAACAAACAACAACAGTTTTATTAGAAACTATGTCAGGTAAAGGTACTGAAGTAGGTAGAAACTTTGAAGAATTAGCAGAAATTCTTAGAAGAGTTGATTTAAAGGAGCATATGGGAGTATGTCTTGATACATGTCATGTTTATGATGCAGGATATGATATTGTAAGCAATTTAGATGGTGTATTAGAGGAATTTGATAAAATAATTGGAATTGAAAAGTTACGTGCAATACATTTAAATGATAGTAAGAATCCATTTGAAAGTCATAAAGATAGGCACGAAACTATTGGAGAAGGGTTTATTGGGATTGAGGCTATTTCCAGAATTATAAATCATCCAAGTTTGAGGGAGTTACCATTTTTTATTGAGACACCTAATGAACTTGAGGGGCATGCAAAAGAAATTGAGTTATTGAGAACTATGTATCAAAATTTTTAGTAACAGAAATAAATGATCTTTATTTCTGTTAACCATAGCATAAGTTTAAGTTATAAGGTTTTTATCTATAAAATAATTTAATGGCTAATTTCTAAAAAATAATTAAATATAAATTAACAAAAAAGACATCTATTCTTAATGAATTATATTAATAGAATTGGATATATTTTATTAATAAGGAACAATTAGGAGTTGATGTAGAATGAATGTAGAAACAAGGAGTTGTGACAAAAATTATATTGATTTAGTAAAAACAGATTCTATATTAGAGGATAAGAAGAAATGCTCATTAAAAGAAGAAGGGATTATTAGAAGTTGTGATGAATGTGGACTTAAATGTGTTTGTGATGGAATTTCTATGCTGTCAATATATTAAAAAAAATATTTCTTTAGGCATATTAAAAAAGTAACAAATAAGAATACTAGTTTACATGTTATTTTCTTTTATATGCCTAAAATGAATTAGAAATGTATAGGGTGAAAAAAATTAATAAATTTACGCACAGCTGGTGGTAAAAACTTATTTTTTACATATGCAAGATAAATATGTCTTTTATATTTTGGATTTGAAATAGGAATAGACTTTACATCAAATTGCTTAATTAATGGAATATTTTCTACTATAGCAATTCCGAAGTTGTGAGAAACAAGACCTGCAATTGCACTTTCTTCTTCTGCTTCATAAACTATATTTGGACTAACATTAATTCTTTCGAATAGATCTAGAGTTACTTGCCCCAATCCAGTATTTCGGCTATATGTAATAATAGGAAAGTTTGCAATTTCTGATAGATCAATAGAGGTACGATTTACTAATTCATGATCAGTTGGAACAATTGCAACCAATTCTTGTTCTATAATAGGTATAAATTCAATATCGGATTCATCTTTTACATATGAGCAAAATCCAACATCATACTTTTCTTCTTTTAATCCAGTAATAATTTCTGAAGTAATACCTTGATTAAATGTAAATGTAATATCTTTATTTTCACTTACATTTAAAAAATTTCTCACAGTTTTTGGAATGAAATCTGGTGCTAAGGTATATATAAATGAAATATCAATTTGTCCATAAGCAGCATTAGTTAATTGCTTTATCTTTTTTTTTCCAAGTTCTAACTGTTCAAGAGAATCCTCTACATATTTTAGAAAAACTTTTCCGTATTTAGTTATAACTATATTTCTTCCTTGCTTTTCAAATAAATATGTACCTAATTCATCTTCTAATGAAGATATTGCATAGCTCAAACTAGGCTGAGAGATATTAAGTACTTCTGATGCTTTGCCGTAATGTTCAAGCTTGGCCACAGTTTTGAAGTAATAAAGTTGATTTAAATTCATACTATAAGCCTCCTTACATGTAAAATATAATAACATAAATGTTTAGATATTAGAATGTATAAAAAATAACAAATGATAATTATATTTGAAATATTGTGAATATTATTTAAACAATATTATAATACATCAATATTATTTAAATAACTCATACAATAATTCTATTAATAATATATAAAATATTTATTAGATTATTTCTGTATTGGCATTTATAATAAAAACATAAAAGAATTGTTATTTATTATAAAGTTATTTGTTATATATTTAACGAAAAGTTATATAATAAATAAATTTTTCAAAACATTTAGTGGAGGGATATAACATGAACGTAGTAGAAGTTAAAGGCATAAAAATCGGAGAAGGAATACCTAAGATTTGTGTACCAATAGTTGGGGGAACAAACGCAGAGTTAATAGAAGAAGCAAAAAGTTTAAAAGGAATTAAATTAGATCTAGTAGAATGGCGTGTAGACTTTTACGAAAATGTTGAAGATATAGAAAAAGTAAAAGAAATACTTAAGGAATTAGTTGAAGTTCTTGGAAACACTCCTGTATTATTTACATTTAGAAGTAAAAAAGAAGGAGGAGAAAGAGAAGTATCTACTGAATATTATGTTAAATTAAATTGCGAAATAGCTAAGACTAAATTAATAGATTTAGTTGATGTTGAATTATTCACAGGAAATGAATTTGTTAATGAAGTAGTAGAAACTGCTCATAATAATGGAGTTAAAGTTGTAATGTCAAATCATGATTTCTTTAAGACACCAGCTAAAGAAGAGATTGTTTCTAGATTAAGTAAAATGACTGAATTAAATGCAGATTTACCTAAAATAGCAGTAATGCCACAAAATGAAGCTGATGTTTTAACTTTATTATGTGCTACAAATGAAATGAAGCAAAAGTATCCAGAGAAGCCTATAATAACTATGTCAATGGCAGGAATGGGTGTTATAAGTAGACTAGCTGGAGAATTTTTTGGATCTGTATTAACATTTGGAGCAGCTAAAAAAGCATCTGCGCCAGGACAAATAGGAGTAGAAGATTTATATTCTGTACTTCAATTATTACATAGAAGTAAATAATCTGATAAAAAAGGATAAATTACTATACATTTGCTTATTTAAAAGTTATAATATAATTGATAAAAAATGTTATTAAAACCCACTAAGTGTTCTTAGTGGGAATTTTATAAAAAAATATGGTGAAAAAGTGGAATTATTTTAAGGAAAAATGAATTAATATGTTAGAATACTATATTAATTGTATTATATAAACTTTAAGTAAGGGGTAGATATTATGAATGATAATATATTATTAGAATCAGGTACTGGAGAATTAGAAATAATTGAGTTTGTTGTAAATGGAAATCATTATGCAATTAACGTAGTAAAGGTGAAGGAAATAATAGGAATGCCAACTAATGGGGTAACTAAATTACCAGATCCTAAGCCTGAAATAGCTGGACTTATATTATGCAGAGATGAGATTCTTACACTAGTTGATTTAAAATATATTATAACAAAACAAATGAGAGGAAATGTAGGTTCTAAAGTTATAATTTGTGAATTTAATAAAGTTAAAGTTGCATTTAGCATTGATGATGTAGTAGGAGTTCATCGTATTAAATGGAATGAAATAAGAAAGCCAGATGATTTATCAGATAATTCATTATCTGTCGGAAATATACTTTTAGGCGGTAAAGTACTAATTATGCTTGATTTTGAAAAGATTGTCACAGATATTTGTCCAAGTGCTGGAATAAGTGAAGATAGACTTGTAAAAGTAGAGTATAAAGATAGATCAAATATAAAGTTAGTTTTAGCCGATGATTCTGCTTTAATCAGAAGACTTCTAAAAGAAACTCTTACAAAAGCTGGATTTAAAAACTTAAGAATTTTTGATAAT
This genomic interval carries:
- a CDS encoding LysR family transcriptional regulator; protein product: MNLNQLYYFKTVAKLEHYGKASEVLNISQPSLSYAISSLEDELGTYLFEKQGRNIVITKYGKVFLKYVEDSLEQLELGKKKIKQLTNAAYGQIDISFIYTLAPDFIPKTVRNFLNVSENKDITFTFNQGITSEIITGLKEEKYDVGFCSYVKDESDIEFIPIIEQELVAIVPTDHELVNRTSIDLSEIANFPIITYSRNTGLGQVTLDLFERINVSPNIVYEAEEESAIAGLVSHNFGIAIVENIPLIKQFDVKSIPISNPKYKRHIYLAYVKNKFLPPAVRKFINFFHPIHF
- a CDS encoding chemotaxis protein yields the protein MNDNILLESGTGELEIIEFVVNGNHYAINVVKVKEIIGMPTNGVTKLPDPKPEIAGLILCRDEILTLVDLKYIITKQMRGNVGSKVIICEFNKVKVAFSIDDVVGVHRIKWNEIRKPDDLSDNSLSVGNILLGGKVLIMLDFEKIVTDICPSAGISEDRLVKVEYKDRSNIKLVLADDSALIRRLLKETLTKAGFKNLRIFDNGQQALDFLNELKESKGEDFDQDAQMLITDIEMPQMDGLTLTRKIKEDPILKKLPVVIFSSLITNELRHKGESVKADAQLSKPEVEELVDTIDKLLNM
- a CDS encoding L,D-transpeptidase family protein, with amino-acid sequence MEISKNQCSKLLVGIIISLCTLIGIYFWISIFFINHFYFGSTINCFNVSGRTVEQADEQISSEIDSYSLKLEERGGEAEQINGNDIDLKYNLDGKIQSFKDKQKPFAWIPGIFTSKDSKSSDIVNYNENLLKKSVDKLSCLDNNTVEPKNVSFKYTDKGYEIVDEVYGNKINKDALYQSIKNAISNGEKAINLESANCYENPKYTSKSKEAIDTKNLLNDYVNTTITYNFGDKTEVLNGATINNWLQVDDDLGVTFDEKEVKKYVDTLASNYNTVGKPRDFVTTAGLKIKVSGGTYGWEINKSEEVKDLISLIKDKKSTTKEPIYSQKGISHDLNDIGNTYVEINMTRQHLWFYKNGSLVTDGPVVTGNVSGGCGTPAGVYKLNYKERNATLKGQGYSSPVSYWMPFNGGIGIHDANWRSVFGGNIYRTSGSHGCVNSPYSLAQSVYQSIDEGTPIVCYYE
- the aroD gene encoding type I 3-dehydroquinate dehydratase, which translates into the protein MNVVEVKGIKIGEGIPKICVPIVGGTNAELIEEAKSLKGIKLDLVEWRVDFYENVEDIEKVKEILKELVEVLGNTPVLFTFRSKKEGGEREVSTEYYVKLNCEIAKTKLIDLVDVELFTGNEFVNEVVETAHNNGVKVVMSNHDFFKTPAKEEIVSRLSKMTELNADLPKIAVMPQNEADVLTLLCATNEMKQKYPEKPIITMSMAGMGVISRLAGEFFGSVLTFGAAKKASAPGQIGVEDLYSVLQLLHRSK
- a CDS encoding deoxyribonuclease IV — its product is MLTIGCHLSSSKGFENMGMDALKIDANTFQFFTRNPRGSKAKDIDKEDVKAFLKLAKQNNFGRILAHAPYTLNACSADEKNRNFAIEIMSDDLNRMEYVPNNLYNFHPGSHVKQGVEIGINYIVEALNTILKPEQTTTVLLETMSGKGTEVGRNFEELAEILRRVDLKEHMGVCLDTCHVYDAGYDIVSNLDGVLEEFDKIIGIEKLRAIHLNDSKNPFESHKDRHETIGEGFIGIEAISRIINHPSLRELPFFIETPNELEGHAKEIELLRTMYQNF